TGACGCGGCGGGATTATTGATATCAGAGATTAAGAAACGTTCCACTCCTTCGCGAAGCCGGAGCAGAGAGTCTCGCCCGCCAGTACCCAATCCACCACCCAGGTCCAAATCGCTATCAAGTGCAGCGCGCGCGTCTGCTGCAGCTTCTGGAGTGGGGAGAGGATCGCTTGTCTGCAGCGATCCTGCATCCAGTAACACAAGCATCGCTTGACCGTACTGTGCGGAAATATCTACTGGATAGCCCGGGAATTGCATTGTGGCATCGCCGATATCTAAGCCATCAACAACCCAGCCAGTGTAGAGGTAGCTATCCTGTAAATCGTCTGCCATGCCGGCGTACGGACAGCCATCACTAATCACTCTGAGCATCTCCTCTGCATCTGCCCTATCGGGAGCAGAAGGACAAACGAAAATGTTCCAGTCTGTGCAATACTCGGGATAGATCGATTGTGGGTTAACCGATTGGTCGGGATTCTTCGAGATATTGCAGCCACTCATTGCGGCCTCACCGGTCACGCCATCAAGGATATATGCTGGGCCGCCAGCTAGAGGCGGATATTTCTCCCCCTTAGACTCGTTCACATACATCTTCAACACAAGGCCAATCTGTTTCAGGTTGTTGGCGCAACTGGCGCGGCGCGCGGCTTCGCGGGCGCGGGCCAAGGCCGGTAAGAGGATTGCGGCCAGAATTCCGATAATTGCGATCACGACAAGCAATTCGATGAGCGTAAAACCAGGACTTCTCTTAGACATCGGACTCACTCCCCTGTTGTTCCCGGTTCAAACCGGGACAGTGCTCTCACGGTTCGGATACCAAAGAGACAATGAGACAAAGATCGCCGAGTACGCTAAGGTCCTTGGGCTGAGGCACCCCGAATGCAGCCCCTAGCCATACCATAGCACCGATACGCTAATTTGACAATGTTAGCGTTGAATTACGACTTTCTTTGCGAGTGGGCATTGGGGGATTTGCGAGGTGTTTTTCGCGATTTTGTGGCGCGGTCGCGTTGACAAGACCGATTGATTGGGGCACAATGCAAGTACTAGACTCTGAGTAGCATTAGGTCAGCATTAGGTCATAAGGATGCTCCAGTGCCGATAAATCTGAAGGATCGGGGGAGACTGCTCGGAAACGAGAAGGGCATGGCGCTGGTTGAAGTGGTGTTTGCGCTTGTCGTTCTCACCGCTACCCTGTCACTCCTGGTAGGTTCGCTCATTTCGCTCAACCGGCTGGCTTCGGTCACGGAGCAGCGCGAGCGCGCCGCCGTGCGTATGTCCAGTTATATGGATAGTTTACGTCACGCGGCGCCTGGGGAGATTGTGGCGGGTACGTTTCAATCCGTGGTTGCCCCGGAAAGCGGCGAATCCTGGCAAGTACAGTGTCAGTCGGTCGATGGTAATTACCACTCGGTACCCGTCGATACGGCGACATTGACCTCACCTTTGACGGTCCCCCTGACAGTCCGTGTCACGCTAACCCGGAAGGACGCCCGGGGCGTGCCGGTCCAACTCACAACGGGGGCGATATGCCAGCAATGAACGTGATGGACCGGCGCGGATTCACGATGATCGAACTCCTGATCTCGTGCACGTTGTTCGTCGTTCTGATGGGCGTCGTGGCGCAGTTGTACTTCAGCATGAGCGGGGCATCTAACGTGATGATGCGCAAGGTGACGGCGCGCGACGAATCGCGCAAAGCCATTCAAGCGATATCGGACGAGATACGGCAAGCGGCGGCGTCGAGCTTGTCAGGCCTTCCCGGCGAGAAGCTCACGTACCGGGTAGCGGTCGATGCAGACGGGAACGGTTCCGCAGTCGATGCGGCCGGGGCACCTGAACTGAGTGGCGTCTGCACGTTGACGCGTGACTATGACGATGCCAATCAAGATGGCCTGCGCGAATCGCAGTTGATATTGCTTTCCGACAAGGGGACTGCGCGGGTGATCGCGAACGGCTTGATCGCCAGTGAAGACCGAGACGGCAACAACGCGCTGGATGCCGGCGAAGACGTCAACGAGGACGGGATTCTGAACCGGGGACTGTGGTTCGAGTCCGCGGCGGGCGGCATACTGATTACTGTGGAGACGCGCGCGGGCGGCAAATTTACGAATTCGGCCGGCGCGCGGTTGACCGCGTTCGCGGCTCCGAGGAACTGAAGATGGCGAGCCAATGTCATAGTGAATCTCGCGGCGGGGCGCTGGTTGTAGCGCTCGTGTTTATCGTGTTTGCGAGCATCATTGCGAGCACCGTTGCGACCGCTCTCATCTATAACCGAAATCACGTCGAGGCGTTCGTCGACTCGGAGTTGAGCCTCCAGGGTGCGGAGTGGGCGGCCGAACAAAGCCGGCTAGGGTTGGAAAATGGCGGCACCAGCAACATTGGCATCGACCAATGGCAACGTCCCGCGGAATGGAACGGCGCGACTGCCGCGCGCCTGTTGCCTGCTTTGAATGCTCCGGGTGTCGCTCCTGCCAGCACGCCCGAGTTGCCGGGCGTGCAGTTCATTGCGATCGCAGTGGATTGGGCTGCGGATGCGGTCGATAACAACAAGGATGGCGCCGTGGACGATTCCGCAGAAGCGGGCGTGTACACGGTGTATGCGGTGGCGCAGCGGCATGCCGTGAAGCGCGCGATTGAAGTGGTGTTTCGCCGCGACACCGGAGTGGCAACGCCAGTCGATTCGACGGCGAAGATCCCACTTAAGCAAGTATCGTGGAGATTGCTGTAATTGAACGCGACGGGGCCGTACGCAGGACAGCCTGTGGACGAGCCGGCGCGAGAAGTCTGTAGAAGCGCGAGTGTCTGAATACGGCTGCTGGGAGCCGCGAGGGAACTGAAGATGCCGGAATTCTCCTACGAAGTCTTAGACCCGGATGGAAACATCCAAACGGGAAAGATGGAGGGCGAGTCTCCTCACGCGATTGCGTTGGCGTTGAGCGAGCGGGGCTTCCGGGTGAACACCATCAGGCCGGTGGGCAAAGTTGAAGCATCGCCGGTCAAAGCGGTGAACCTGAGCTGGAAGGATGTATCGCTGATCTCCGAACAGTTGGAGATCTTCACGCAGAGCCATCTGCCGCTGTCGAGCGCGATGGGGTTGCTGGCGAAAGACGTGCATTCGCCCAAGCTGAAGGCCGTTCTGGAGGACATCCACAAGCACCTGGAAATGGGCGAATCGCTCGATCAAGCGTTGAGCCGCCATGCCGATTCGTTTCCGCCGGTGTTTCTCAGTTTGATCAAGGCCGGGGAGCAGACCGGTAACCTGCCAGGTGTCCTGAGCCATTTGGCAACGTATTCGAATCGAATGACGGATATCCGCAATTCAATGCGCGAAATGTTGGCCTATCCGGTGTTTCTGCTGGTCGCGACACTCTCCATACTTGCGTACCTGAGCGCCGTGGTGATACCGCAGTATGCGGAAATCTACGCGTCGGTTGGAAAGCTGGACAGCCTGCCGATGGCCACGAAGCTGGCGTTGAGTATCGGTGAATTTGTCCGATGGGGTGGCGTGCTGGGGTTCATCCTGAAACTAGGAATCCTGGCATTGGCCGTGGTATTGACGCGGATGTTTCTGACCAAGATGCGCCGGAACGGCGGATCGGCGGATCTTTTCGTGGAACGCACGAAGATGGGATTTCCCGTGTTAGGTCCCGTCTACACGACGGCTTTAATAGCGCGCTTCTGCCGGACGTTAGGGCTGCTGCTGAACAACAAAGCCCAGACAACGGAGAGTCTGATACTAGCGGGATCGACGGCTGGTGGCGGAGTGTTCCGTCAGGCGGGACTCGACGCCGCGATGCTTGTATCGAAGGGAGAGACGCTTTCGAGCGCGCTCAGCCAGACCCGATTGTTCCGGCCCAGTTTCGTGTGGTTGTTGGGACAATCGGAAGAACACGGCGACATGGGCGAAGCCCTGCTGAATCTCGCGGACATCTGCGATCGCGAAGTGGCCCACTGGGCGCGGCTGGCGTCGGTGTTGATGGGGCCGCTCTTCGTGGCGCTGATTGCGTTGCTGGTGCTTTTCACGATCACGGCGGCCTTTATGCCCGTGTTCAACTTGTCGAGTCTGGTTGCGTCGTAGTGTGGCGCGCTGAATCTGCATAAAGGGACGTTGACACGATGGCGACATCAACATCACCGGGCGGCATACAGGAGATAGGGGCGCGTTGGCGCGGTCCCAGTTACCTGTCCGACTCGCGCCGCCAGCAGGCCTTAATCCTGGTCACGCGGCAGTTGACGCGCCTGGTCAAGGCGAAGGCTCCGCTGGTCGATGGACTCATGGTATGTGCGCTGGATTCGCCGAGCTTACAAATTCGCGACCTGTTGCTGGCCATCCGCCAGAATATCTCTGAGGGCGACAGCCTCCACCGGGCGATGGAACGCCGGGGCCGTTTCTTTCCAAAGTACTACATCGACCTTGTGCGAAGCGGCGAAGAGACCGGACGTGTGTATGAATGCCTCTGCGAACTGGAAGAGGAGTTGATTGCCTCCGGAAAGTTCTACACCCATTTCGTCAGTCATTTTGTATATGTTGGGGCGGTGCTGCTGTTTGGAATTGCCATGGCGTGGGTGACGTGGCTGTGGACGCTGCCGCAGATTGCGCTCATTGTGTCGGAGTTTGAAGTGAGGCCGCCATTGCCGTTGCGCGCCCTCATCTACCTGCGCGAATATCCGTGGGCAACCAACATCGTGCTTGCCGTTTCCCTGCTCATCGTATTCGCGGCTATCTTCTACTTCTATTCCAAGGGAACGCAGGGCGTGGGCGGGCAATCCGCCAAACAAGTTGGCCGCCTGATGCTGAAAGTCCCAGGACTGAGGAGCATCTTCATCAAACGAAATCTTGCGCACGTGTCGGCGGTCTTGTTCCGGCTGCTTGGCGGAGGCGTACCGCTTGCGGCGGCCCTCGAAACGGCGGCGACATCGGGAATCAATCCTGTCTTTCAGGAGATCTTCCTTAGGATCACGAAGCGCGTGAAAGAAGGCGACTCGTTAAACGTGGCGTTGAAAGGCGAAGAACTGATACCTGCCGCTTACCGCGAAATGTTGACGTTGGGCGAAAGCAGCGGGTACCTGGCGGACACGTTAGGCAGGCTTGCGCGCACCTACCGTCGCGAAGCGCTGAAGACATCGAGGATTCTCGTGGACATCTGCGCCCCGTTTGTGCTCCTTGCCATTGCCATAGGCATCGGCATCGTATACGGGAGCGTATTCATGTGCTTCACGCAGATTTCCGGCATGCATCCCCCGATGCACTAAGCAAGCGCTCCGTTGCTCCGCTGAACATTGCGGCCTGAGTGAGCCGGCGCGCGTCAGTCCACTTTCTTATCAACGGGCAGCACGCGCTGCACTTCTTCCAAGGTCGTTCGTCCTGTTAACACCACCTGCAAAGCGTCCTGCGTGAGGGTGGTCATTTTGCTGCGAACGGCGATCTCGTGAATGTCCGCGGTCCGACGCCGATCCAGAATGGCTTCCGCGACTTCGTCCGACATCGGCAGAAACTCTCCGACAGCCGTGCGTCCGAGGTAACCGATGCCGTGGCATTTGGCGCAACCGGCTCCGCGTTGGAATTTGCCGGATCGCGCATTGAGTCCGTACTGCTTGAGCAAGGCCTCGGGTGGTTTGTACTTCGCCGCGCATTTCGGGCAATTCTGCCGCAACAAACGTTGGGCAAGCACACCCGCGAGGCAGGACGTGATCATGTAAGGCTCGATGCCCATGTCCATAAGCCGCGTCGATACGCCCGCGGCAATGCCGCTGTGAATGGTGCTGATGACGTAGTGCCCTGTCAGCCCGGCCTGAATGGCGGCACGCGCCGTTTCCGAATCGCGTACCTCGCCCAACATGATGACTTCCGGGTCTTGCCGCAGAACCGAACGAAGCGCCGCATCGTAGGTAAACCCGGCGTGAGGATTGATCTCGGTCTGCGTGGCGAAATTGAGCCGGTATTCGACCGGGTCTTCGATCGTCACCAGATTGGCCACCGCGCCGCGCAAATGATAGAGCTCGTGCAACAAGGCATAGATCGACGTCGTCTTTCCGCTCGAAGCGGGGCCGGTCAACAGGAAGGCGCCTTGAGGCCGTTGCACGATATCGCGGAGCGCCGTCACCACTTCTTCCCGGAATCCCAGCTGGTCCAGGGAGAATAGGACGGGGTTTGTGCCGAGCACACGCACCACGATCTTCTCACCGTGTACGGTGGGATAGGTGGACACGCGCATCGGCTTGGCCAGTCCGGTAGTCTCGCCGTCGATACGGCCGTCTTGTGGCATGTCCTTCTGGTAGGTGACAATTCGAGACAGAACCTTGATACGGCCCACGATTTTGCCGTGGTGCTCGGCAGGAAGCTTGGCTACCGGATGAAGCAGACCGTCTATGCGGTACCGGATAACAATCTTGTCCTCGCGCGGCTCAATGTGCACGTCGCTGGCCTGATAGGCAATGGCCTGCTCCAAGATCGCGTCAACGACTTGGATAACCGCCGTGCTTCCGCGAGACAGCAGGGATATGAAATGGGCTTCCAGTTCTTGAAACGTCAATAGACGGGCACTGACGGCTTGCTTCATCGTATTGCTTCTTCCCCCGCAGTCGGTTGCTTGGCCAATCCAGAATAGATATAGAGAGCTAGGTTCTTCAATTCAGCACGGCAGGATGAAGCAGATTGAATTGGCCTATCTCGGCTTCGAAAGCGACACGGTTGTCGCGAATCATATGGTATGTACCCTGCATCGTGCCAAAACGCGTATGCAATGGACACGCGCTCGTGTATTCGAAGGTCTCGCCGGGAGCAAGCCTCGGTTGCTCACCGACCACTCCCGCGCCGCGGACTTCTTCAACCTGACCGTGCCCATCCGTGATAATCCAGTGGCGGCTGATGAGCTGAACCGGGTCCGCGCCTTCGTTGGTGATGCGGATACGGTACGCGAAGAAGTACAACAGGTTACGCGGGTCCGACCGCTCTGGTACGTAGAAACTTTCGGTCTGAACCCGAATCCTGTGGGTAATTGTGTCGGACTTGGTGAGTGTCAATGTCATGTTCTTCAGCACAGCGCGTATCCTCAACTCTACCTAATCATACCAGCACTCATTCGTTTCCGGCCAGTCCGGATTTCCTATGAACACACTCGGATATGACTCATAACCAGAGTGCTGGAGTAACTTGCGACCCTTGTAGGTCGGCGCTCAGTCGCGCCGCTGCACATTGGGGGCCAGCCGAGGTAACGAACTGCGCTGGAGTCCCATTCCCGGCAGAGAGCGAGGCTACCCCGGATTTCTCACGAAAACGCGCGAGCCGATCTCTAAACATGCGCGTTCGCGAGATTCACAACAGAGAGTACGAGGATCTCGGATAGACAGAGTGCTTTCGTGAGAAAATTCAAGGCATAACCTCAAAGTCTTGCACGTGAGCAATTTGCATCGGCGTTCAATCGCCACGCTGCAAACCGCGGACTACTGAAGCGGCATGGACGGCGATGCCGTACCCCGGAGGTTGCCGACAATGCCGTGGCGCAACCGGGACGCGCCAGCCGCGGCGATCATGGCGCCGTTGTCCACGCACAACGCAATCGGTGGCATGGTCACGGGAATACCCACTTCTTCTTGCAGGCGTGTTCGCAACAGCCGGTTTGCGGCGACGCCACCCGCAAGCACCAAGCGCTTCGCTCCGGTCTTCCGAATGGCAATCTGCGTTTTTATAAGCAGTGCGTCCACAGCAGCGAATTGGAAGCTGGCCGCCACATCGGCCAGGGGCCTCCCGTTCTTGCGAACCTCATAGAGCACGGCGGTCTTGAGGCCGCTGTAACTGAATTCGAGCGAGTCGCCCTTCACCATGCCGCGCGGAAAGTCTACCGCATGGGGATCTCCCCCTTCCGCCGCGCGTTGAATGGACGGTCCGCCGGGGTATGGCAGATCGAGCAGTCGCGCGACCTTATCGAAACACTCACCCACCGCATCGTCGCGGGTCGATCCGATGAGCTCGTAGTGGTGCGGCTTTGCACACCAGACGAGGCAGGTGTGTCCCCCGCTGACGATAAGCGCCAGGAAGGGCCATTCGGGCGGTGAATCGCCCAGCAACGCGGAGAAGATGTGCCCTTCGAGGTGGTGTACGGGGACATAGGGGACATTCCAGGCCATCGCGAGGGCTTTCCCGTAATTGACGCCGACCAGTAGCGCGCCCATTAGACCGGGCGCGTTGGTAACGGCGACGGCATCAATGG
This window of the Candidatus Hydrogenedentota bacterium genome carries:
- a CDS encoding type II secretion system F family protein, which gives rise to MATSTSPGGIQEIGARWRGPSYLSDSRRQQALILVTRQLTRLVKAKAPLVDGLMVCALDSPSLQIRDLLLAIRQNISEGDSLHRAMERRGRFFPKYYIDLVRSGEETGRVYECLCELEEELIASGKFYTHFVSHFVYVGAVLLFGIAMAWVTWLWTLPQIALIVSEFEVRPPLPLRALIYLREYPWATNIVLAVSLLIVFAAIFYFYSKGTQGVGGQSAKQVGRLMLKVPGLRSIFIKRNLAHVSAVLFRLLGGGVPLAAALETAATSGINPVFQEIFLRITKRVKEGDSLNVALKGEELIPAAYREMLTLGESSGYLADTLGRLARTYRREALKTSRILVDICAPFVLLAIAIGIGIVYGSVFMCFTQISGMHPPMH
- a CDS encoding prepilin-type N-terminal cleavage/methylation domain-containing protein, giving the protein MPAMNVMDRRGFTMIELLISCTLFVVLMGVVAQLYFSMSGASNVMMRKVTARDESRKAIQAISDEIRQAAASSLSGLPGEKLTYRVAVDADGNGSAVDAAGAPELSGVCTLTRDYDDANQDGLRESQLILLSDKGTARVIANGLIASEDRDGNNALDAGEDVNEDGILNRGLWFESAAGGILITVETRAGGKFTNSAGARLTAFAAPRN
- a CDS encoding DUF1559 domain-containing protein — protein: MSKRSPGFTLIELLVVIAIIGILAAILLPALARAREAARRASCANNLKQIGLVLKMYVNESKGEKYPPLAGGPAYILDGVTGEAAMSGCNISKNPDQSVNPQSIYPEYCTDWNIFVCPSAPDRADAEEMLRVISDGCPYAGMADDLQDSYLYTGWVVDGLDIGDATMQFPGYPVDISAQYGQAMLVLLDAGSLQTSDPLPTPEAAADARAALDSDLDLGGGLGTGGRDSLLRLREGVERFLISDINNPAASAKAQSEVIVYYDIVNADPSSSGVGSAMNHVPGGGNVLYMDGHVSFLRYSETGEPPANGLTANTIYVISSYGATL
- a CDS encoding GspE/PulE family protein — encoded protein: MKQAVSARLLTFQELEAHFISLLSRGSTAVIQVVDAILEQAIAYQASDVHIEPREDKIVIRYRIDGLLHPVAKLPAEHHGKIVGRIKVLSRIVTYQKDMPQDGRIDGETTGLAKPMRVSTYPTVHGEKIVVRVLGTNPVLFSLDQLGFREEVVTALRDIVQRPQGAFLLTGPASSGKTTSIYALLHELYHLRGAVANLVTIEDPVEYRLNFATQTEINPHAGFTYDAALRSVLRQDPEVIMLGEVRDSETARAAIQAGLTGHYVISTIHSGIAAGVSTRLMDMGIEPYMITSCLAGVLAQRLLRQNCPKCAAKYKPPEALLKQYGLNARSGKFQRGAGCAKCHGIGYLGRTAVGEFLPMSDEVAEAILDRRRTADIHEIAVRSKMTTLTQDALQVVLTGRTTLEEVQRVLPVDKKVD
- the apaG gene encoding Co2+/Mg2+ efflux protein ApaG, which codes for MTLTLTKSDTITHRIRVQTESFYVPERSDPRNLLYFFAYRIRITNEGADPVQLISRHWIITDGHGQVEEVRGAGVVGEQPRLAPGETFEYTSACPLHTRFGTMQGTYHMIRDNRVAFEAEIGQFNLLHPAVLN
- a CDS encoding type II secretion system F family protein; this translates as MPEFSYEVLDPDGNIQTGKMEGESPHAIALALSERGFRVNTIRPVGKVEASPVKAVNLSWKDVSLISEQLEIFTQSHLPLSSAMGLLAKDVHSPKLKAVLEDIHKHLEMGESLDQALSRHADSFPPVFLSLIKAGEQTGNLPGVLSHLATYSNRMTDIRNSMREMLAYPVFLLVATLSILAYLSAVVIPQYAEIYASVGKLDSLPMATKLALSIGEFVRWGGVLGFILKLGILALAVVLTRMFLTKMRRNGGSADLFVERTKMGFPVLGPVYTTALIARFCRTLGLLLNNKAQTTESLILAGSTAGGGVFRQAGLDAAMLVSKGETLSSALSQTRLFRPSFVWLLGQSEEHGDMGEALLNLADICDREVAHWARLASVLMGPLFVALIALLVLFTITAAFMPVFNLSSLVAS
- the tsaD gene encoding tRNA (adenosine(37)-N6)-threonylcarbamoyltransferase complex transferase subunit TsaD yields the protein MSCVLGIETSCDETGVAVVKDGHTILANEVASQVALHAQFGGVVPEIASRRHVECISQLTKVALDKAACTIDAVAVTNAPGLMGALLVGVNYGKALAMAWNVPYVPVHHLEGHIFSALLGDSPPEWPFLALIVSGGHTCLVWCAKPHHYELIGSTRDDAVGECFDKVARLLDLPYPGGPSIQRAAEGGDPHAVDFPRGMVKGDSLEFSYSGLKTAVLYEVRKNGRPLADVAASFQFAAVDALLIKTQIAIRKTGAKRLVLAGGVAANRLLRTRLQEEVGIPVTMPPIALCVDNGAMIAAAGASRLRHGIVGNLRGTASPSMPLQ